Proteins encoded in a region of the Polyodon spathula isolate WHYD16114869_AA chromosome 9, ASM1765450v1, whole genome shotgun sequence genome:
- the LOC121320495 gene encoding POU domain, class 3, transcription factor 3-B isoform X2, with protein MATAASNPYLPGNNIHTSGSIVHTDSGGGGMQPGSAAVTSVSVGYRGDPTAKMVQSDFMQGAMAASNGGHMLSHAHQWVTALPHAAAAAAAAAVAAAEAGSPWSSSPVGMTGSPQHQQQQDIKNNSGRDDLHTGTALHHRPPHLGPHQGHPGAWGATTAAHIPSIAGGQQQQSLIYSQPGGFTVNGMLSPPGSQSLVHPGLVRGDTPELDHGSHHHHHHHQHQHHQQHHGAVNSHDPHSDEDTPTSDDLEQFAKQFKQRRIKLGFTQADVGLALGTLYGNVFSQTTICRFEALQLSFKNMCKLKPLLNKWLEEADSTTGSPTSIDKIAAQGRKRKKRTSIEVSVKGALESHFLKCPKPSAQEITSLADSLQLEKEVVRVWFCNRRQKEKRMTPPGVQQTPDDVYSQGHFLVDYLKDARLTGPNHPSDERMTATSTFHQVILAH; from the exons ATGGCCACTGCGGCTTCCAACCCTTACCTGCCAGGCAATAACATCCATACTTCAGGCTCAATTGTGCACACCGACTCGGGAGGCGGTGGTATGCAACCTGGCAGTGCTGCTGTTACTTCGGTCTCTGTCGGGTACAGAGGAGATCCAACAGCTAAGATGGTTCAGAGCGACTTCATGCAGGGAGCCATGGCCGCGAGCAACGGGGGCCATATGTTGAGCCATGCCCATCAGTGGGTAACAGCCCTGCCCCATGCCGCCGCTGCCGCAGCTGCAGCCGCAGTAGCAGCGGCTGAAGCCGGATCGCCTTGGTCATCCAGCCCCGTGGGGATGACTGGAAGTccccagcatcagcagcagcaagaTATCAAAAACAATTCGGGCAGAGACGATCTGCACACGggaactgcactgcaccacaGGCCCCCTCATCTTGGTCCGCACCAGGGTCACCCAGGTGCTTGGGGGGCAACGACAGCGGCACACATCCCGTCTATAGCCGGGGGACAGCAGCAACAGTCTCTGATATACTCCCAGCCCGGAGGATTCACGGTGAACGGTATGCTGAGTCCACCGGGGAGCCAAAGCTTGGTGCACCCCGGTTTAGTACGAGGGGACACGCCAGAGCTAGATCATGGAagtcaccatcaccaccaccatcatcagCATCAGCACCACCAGCAACACCACGGCGCAGTGAACAGCCACGATCCCCACTCTGATGAGGACACACCGACCTCAGATGACTTGGAGCAGTTTGCGAAACAGTTTAAGCAAAGGCGAATCAAGCTGGGCTTCACGCAGGCAGACGTCGGCTTGGCTCTGGGTACCCTCTATGGCAACGTCTTCTCCCAGACCACCATCTGCAGGTTTGAGGCGCTCCAATTGagctttaaaaacatgtgcaagcTCAAGCCTTTGCTAAACAAATGGCTCGAAGAAGCAGACTCCACTACCGGGAGTCCGACCAGCATTGACAAGATCGCAGCCCAGGGCAGGAAGAGAAAAAAGCGCACCTCCATCGAAGTCAGCGTTAAGGGGGCGTTGGAGAGCCACTTCTTGAAGTGTCCAAAACCTTCGGCTCAGGAGATTACTTCTTTAGCGGACAGCCTGCAGTTGGAGAAAGAAGTAGTCAGGGTCTGGTTTTGTAATCGGAGACAGAAAGAGAAAAGGATGACACCTCCGGGAGTGCAGCAGACGCCCGACGATGTGTACTCCCAG GGACATTTTTTAGTAGATTACTTAAAAGATGCACGTTTAACCGGGCCGAATCATCCGAGTGACGAGAGGATGACTGCTACGAGTACGTTCCACCAGGTAATTTTGGCGCACTAA
- the LOC121320495 gene encoding POU domain, class 3, transcription factor 3-B isoform X1, which yields MATAASNPYLPGNNIHTSGSIVHTDSGGGGMQPGSAAVTSVSVGYRGDPTAKMVQSDFMQGAMAASNGGHMLSHAHQWVTALPHAAAAAAAAAVAAAEAGSPWSSSPVGMTGSPQHQQQQDIKNNSGRDDLHTGTALHHRPPHLGPHQGHPGAWGATTAAHIPSIAGGQQQQSLIYSQPGGFTVNGMLSPPGSQSLVHPGLVRGDTPELDHGSHHHHHHHQHQHHQQHHGAVNSHDPHSDEDTPTSDDLEQFAKQFKQRRIKLGFTQADVGLALGTLYGNVFSQTTICRFEALQLSFKNMCKLKPLLNKWLEEADSTTGSPTSIDKIAAQGRKRKKRTSIEVSVKGALESHFLKCPKPSAQEITSLADSLQLEKEVVRVWFCNRRQKEKRMTPPGVQQTPDDVYSQVGNGHFLVDYLKDARLTGPNHPSDERMTATSTFHQVILAH from the exons ATGGCCACTGCGGCTTCCAACCCTTACCTGCCAGGCAATAACATCCATACTTCAGGCTCAATTGTGCACACCGACTCGGGAGGCGGTGGTATGCAACCTGGCAGTGCTGCTGTTACTTCGGTCTCTGTCGGGTACAGAGGAGATCCAACAGCTAAGATGGTTCAGAGCGACTTCATGCAGGGAGCCATGGCCGCGAGCAACGGGGGCCATATGTTGAGCCATGCCCATCAGTGGGTAACAGCCCTGCCCCATGCCGCCGCTGCCGCAGCTGCAGCCGCAGTAGCAGCGGCTGAAGCCGGATCGCCTTGGTCATCCAGCCCCGTGGGGATGACTGGAAGTccccagcatcagcagcagcaagaTATCAAAAACAATTCGGGCAGAGACGATCTGCACACGggaactgcactgcaccacaGGCCCCCTCATCTTGGTCCGCACCAGGGTCACCCAGGTGCTTGGGGGGCAACGACAGCGGCACACATCCCGTCTATAGCCGGGGGACAGCAGCAACAGTCTCTGATATACTCCCAGCCCGGAGGATTCACGGTGAACGGTATGCTGAGTCCACCGGGGAGCCAAAGCTTGGTGCACCCCGGTTTAGTACGAGGGGACACGCCAGAGCTAGATCATGGAagtcaccatcaccaccaccatcatcagCATCAGCACCACCAGCAACACCACGGCGCAGTGAACAGCCACGATCCCCACTCTGATGAGGACACACCGACCTCAGATGACTTGGAGCAGTTTGCGAAACAGTTTAAGCAAAGGCGAATCAAGCTGGGCTTCACGCAGGCAGACGTCGGCTTGGCTCTGGGTACCCTCTATGGCAACGTCTTCTCCCAGACCACCATCTGCAGGTTTGAGGCGCTCCAATTGagctttaaaaacatgtgcaagcTCAAGCCTTTGCTAAACAAATGGCTCGAAGAAGCAGACTCCACTACCGGGAGTCCGACCAGCATTGACAAGATCGCAGCCCAGGGCAGGAAGAGAAAAAAGCGCACCTCCATCGAAGTCAGCGTTAAGGGGGCGTTGGAGAGCCACTTCTTGAAGTGTCCAAAACCTTCGGCTCAGGAGATTACTTCTTTAGCGGACAGCCTGCAGTTGGAGAAAGAAGTAGTCAGGGTCTGGTTTTGTAATCGGAGACAGAAAGAGAAAAGGATGACACCTCCGGGAGTGCAGCAGACGCCCGACGATGTGTACTCCCAGGTCGGCAAT GGACATTTTTTAGTAGATTACTTAAAAGATGCACGTTTAACCGGGCCGAATCATCCGAGTGACGAGAGGATGACTGCTACGAGTACGTTCCACCAGGTAATTTTGGCGCACTAA